A genomic stretch from Thiomicrorhabdus sp. includes:
- the mnmH gene encoding tRNA 2-selenouridine(34) synthase MnmH — MTPSLTRFDADLPQTDDFKSIVLNNTPLIDVRAPVEFTQGAFSSANNLPLMDDEERQKVGLCYKQHGNEAAVKLGHKLVNETIRTPRIQSWAEFMDHHPDALLYCFRGGMRSKIAQQWLQDNGRRIVRLRGGYKAFRRYLIDFLESVPDVFTAAGIQPIVLAGRTGSGKTQLLKQLLKAPDLNPLDLEALAHHRGSAFGRHATPQPTQINFENNLSMTLIRFLENQAKRLILEDEGRNIGTVNLSKPLFDFLKSGQRILLETPLEERITITLDEYVIQAQREYRSIEDWQTFMLTALQRIQRRLGGERYQRVLQQFDAALQQQITHGVTEGHRGWIETLLVEYYDPMYDYQMQKRQHKVAFSGSMQEILEFLQK, encoded by the coding sequence ATGACACCGAGCCTGACCCGTTTCGACGCGGATTTGCCTCAAACCGACGATTTCAAATCGATTGTTCTCAATAACACGCCTTTGATCGACGTCCGAGCGCCAGTGGAATTTACACAAGGCGCTTTCTCCAGTGCAAATAATTTGCCGTTGATGGATGACGAAGAACGCCAAAAAGTTGGCCTCTGCTACAAACAACACGGCAACGAAGCCGCAGTAAAGCTTGGACATAAGCTGGTTAACGAAACCATCCGCACACCGCGAATTCAATCCTGGGCGGAATTCATGGATCACCATCCCGATGCCTTGCTGTACTGTTTTCGCGGTGGAATGCGTTCGAAAATTGCCCAACAATGGTTGCAGGATAACGGCCGTAGAATTGTACGTTTGAGAGGTGGCTACAAAGCCTTTCGACGCTATTTAATCGATTTTCTGGAGTCGGTTCCCGACGTGTTTACCGCAGCCGGTATTCAGCCGATTGTCTTGGCAGGTCGGACCGGTTCCGGAAAAACCCAACTGCTCAAACAACTGCTGAAAGCTCCAGATCTGAACCCCCTTGATCTGGAAGCGCTTGCTCACCACAGAGGCTCGGCCTTCGGACGTCACGCCACCCCGCAACCAACTCAGATTAACTTCGAAAACAACCTTTCCATGACACTGATCCGCTTTCTCGAGAATCAGGCCAAACGCCTGATCCTTGAAGACGAAGGTCGCAACATCGGCACGGTCAATCTGTCTAAACCGCTCTTCGATTTTTTGAAAAGCGGGCAGCGCATCCTTCTCGAGACACCGCTGGAAGAACGGATCACGATCACCCTCGACGAATACGTGATTCAAGCGCAACGGGAATACCGTTCCATCGAAGATTGGCAGACATTTATGCTGACTGCCTTGCAACGTATTCAACGACGGCTTGGCGGAGAACGCTATCAACGAGTTCTGCAACAATTTGATGCGGCGCTGCAACAACAGATAACCCATGGAGTAACGGAAGGTCACCGGGGTTGGATTGAAACCCTGCTGGTGGAATATTACGATCCGATGTACGACTACCAGATGCAAAAAAGGCAACACAAAGTTGCCTTTAGCGGTTCCATGCAGGAAATTCTCGAATTTCTGCAAAAATAA
- a CDS encoding inorganic phosphate transporter — MLLIMVIVVVALYDFTNGFHDAADMVATAIASGAMKTSVAIIIAGLFTFLGPLVMGLAVADTVGTFVDIEGVQIHRAQSLVIGALLAAISYNLITWKLGYPSSSSNSLAGGLVGAGLALLGNQQINWGIEAMVNGQLEGVMKVIIGLFASPFLGLLIGFLLMKLILRLFRNFTFRIRRLFILSQYFSVAWLGFSHGANDAQKGMAIIGMMLLASGQTQSFEIPLWAIFLCTGAITLGTFFGGWSIIKTLGFEIYRVRVVHSVANQLSASVVNTLATLIGAPTSTTQVVTATLIGNGAAEKPRHVNWLKAKGIVTGWFLNIPISMALGAFYATLIFTLFGGPHV, encoded by the coding sequence TTGTTGTTGATCATGGTGATTGTCGTCGTCGCACTGTACGACTTCACCAATGGCTTTCACGATGCTGCCGACATGGTTGCAACCGCCATCGCTTCCGGCGCCATGAAAACCTCGGTAGCAATCATAATTGCCGGCCTCTTTACCTTTTTAGGCCCCTTGGTCATGGGATTGGCAGTCGCCGATACCGTCGGCACCTTTGTCGACATTGAAGGCGTACAGATTCATCGTGCGCAAAGCCTTGTGATTGGCGCCTTGCTGGCCGCAATCTCCTACAATCTGATTACCTGGAAACTCGGCTATCCATCTTCCTCTTCCAATTCTCTCGCCGGCGGTTTGGTCGGAGCCGGCTTGGCTCTTCTCGGAAATCAGCAAATCAATTGGGGCATCGAAGCGATGGTCAACGGTCAGCTCGAAGGGGTTATGAAAGTAATTATCGGGCTCTTTGCCTCACCTTTTCTCGGCTTGCTGATCGGTTTTTTATTAATGAAGCTGATCCTGAGGCTGTTTCGGAATTTTACCTTTCGAATACGCAGGCTGTTCATTCTTTCCCAGTATTTCAGCGTGGCATGGCTTGGGTTTTCGCACGGCGCCAACGACGCTCAAAAAGGAATGGCAATTATCGGCATGATGCTGTTGGCCTCGGGGCAGACACAGAGTTTCGAAATTCCTTTATGGGCGATTTTTCTGTGTACCGGCGCAATTACCCTCGGCACCTTCTTCGGCGGCTGGAGCATCATCAAAACCTTGGGATTCGAAATCTACCGCGTCCGGGTCGTCCATTCGGTTGCCAACCAGCTCAGTGCCTCGGTCGTCAACACACTGGCCACCCTGATCGGCGCGCCAACCTCCACCACCCAGGTGGTCACCGCGACCCTGATCGGCAATGGCGCCGCAGAAAAACCTCGTCACGTCAACTGGCTTAAAGCCAAAGGCATCGTCACCGGATGGTTTTTGAACATCCCGATTTCTATGGCGCTTGGTGCATTTTACGCCACACTTATTTTCACTCTGTTTGGAGGTCCTCATGTTTAA
- the selD gene encoding selenide, water dikinase SelD: MKTTSGSTQQLIKLTEYSHGAGCGCKISPKILDSILKTSMDIAPHPALLVGNSTKDDAAAYDLGNGTSVLSTTDFFMPIVDDPFTFGKIAATNAISDIYAMGGNPLMAIAIFGWPIDKLPPEVGQQVIEGGRAVCQAAGIPLAGGHSIDAPEPIFGLAVTGLVQNEHLKRNASAEVGCELFLTKPVGIGILTTAQKQKKIQPEHMQMAIEAMTTLNKPGSEFAKLEGVTALTDVTGFGVLGHLIEICEGSDISAQIEFSKVPILPHVLNYLAQGCTPGGTGRNFDSYGHKVSGFQGQALTEDQKMILCDPQTSGGLLAAVKSDAVDEFKALAARYNLHLESIGKTIPKTDLPHVIEVI; encoded by the coding sequence ATGAAAACGACCTCTGGCAGCACTCAGCAATTGATCAAATTGACGGAATACAGCCACGGGGCCGGTTGCGGTTGCAAAATTTCGCCGAAAATCCTCGACAGCATCCTTAAAACCTCAATGGACATCGCCCCTCACCCGGCATTATTGGTCGGTAACAGTACCAAAGATGACGCTGCAGCTTATGATTTAGGCAACGGTACTTCCGTCTTGAGTACAACCGACTTCTTCATGCCGATTGTCGACGACCCTTTTACCTTCGGGAAAATTGCCGCAACCAACGCAATCAGCGACATCTATGCAATGGGCGGCAATCCGTTGATGGCGATTGCGATCTTCGGCTGGCCAATCGACAAACTGCCTCCCGAGGTCGGTCAACAGGTCATCGAAGGCGGTCGCGCGGTTTGTCAGGCGGCAGGTATTCCTTTGGCTGGAGGACACTCGATTGACGCGCCGGAGCCGATTTTCGGCCTGGCCGTTACCGGACTGGTACAAAACGAACACCTGAAACGCAACGCTTCTGCCGAAGTCGGCTGTGAACTGTTTCTTACCAAACCGGTGGGGATCGGTATTTTGACCACCGCGCAGAAACAAAAGAAAATTCAACCCGAGCATATGCAAATGGCAATCGAAGCCATGACCACTCTGAATAAGCCGGGCAGCGAGTTCGCCAAACTCGAAGGCGTCACCGCCTTGACCGACGTGACCGGATTTGGTGTTTTAGGCCATTTGATCGAAATTTGCGAAGGCAGCGACATTAGCGCACAGATTGAATTTTCCAAGGTTCCGATTCTACCGCATGTTCTGAATTATCTTGCCCAAGGCTGTACACCCGGCGGAACCGGACGTAATTTCGACAGCTACGGACACAAAGTAAGCGGCTTTCAAGGACAAGCCTTAACGGAAGACCAAAAAATGATTCTATGCGATCCGCAAACCTCCGGCGGCTTGCTTGCCGCAGTCAAATCTGACGCAGTTGACGAATTCAAAGCGCTTGCCGCACGCTACAATCTTCACTTGGAATCCATTGGAAAAACGATTCCAAAAACCGATTTGCCGCATGTGATCGAGGTTATTTAA
- the soxZ gene encoding thiosulfate oxidation carrier complex protein SoxZ, producing MSIKIRMRGKSKGGVAEIKALIKHPMESGARMNKKTGKPYPAKFIDLVEVSVNGSKVVDAQWSGAVSANPYMAVQVKANSGDKITINLADNTGEKGSESLTLK from the coding sequence ATGAGTATTAAAATCAGAATGCGTGGTAAATCGAAAGGCGGCGTAGCCGAAATCAAAGCGTTAATCAAACACCCAATGGAGTCGGGTGCCCGGATGAACAAAAAAACCGGAAAACCCTATCCGGCTAAATTCATCGACCTGGTCGAAGTGTCAGTCAACGGAAGTAAAGTGGTTGATGCGCAATGGTCCGGTGCGGTTTCCGCCAACCCCTATATGGCGGTACAGGTAAAAGCCAATTCCGGCGATAAAATTACCATCAATCTGGCTGATAACACCGGTGAAAAAGGTTCGGAATCTTTAACCCTGAAATAA
- a CDS encoding TMEM43 family protein has product MPDKFTETTRISYGSRISGSFGAIFFGILLLIGGAVLLWWNEARTIDQAQALEEGLSIVQPLETPTFDPQNNTKLIAVQGTLIGASLTDPMFSVTNDAVKLERHVQMYQWRENTSEQRHEKIDGSIEVEKTYEYVKDWSQIPINSSSFKHPTDHQNPEMPFRSQSFTANVKLGNFQLSQSMVGDLDGWTHLSITRFKSNLPQAQLATGYIYVGGNPHQPEIGDIKITYLYIPSEKDYTVIAKQDNRLLTPYTASNGNRIAFAKQGIHSPQELFSEAQSDNRFMAWLLRAIGLFVLFFSFILIMAPVQTILSIIPILGSVIGAGTFFIAILLTLLVGGGIIAIAWFAQRPLISFSILAAILLMVFLGKRRK; this is encoded by the coding sequence ATGCCTGATAAATTTACCGAAACCACCCGTATCAGCTACGGCTCACGGATAAGCGGCTCTTTCGGCGCAATCTTTTTTGGGATCTTGTTATTGATTGGCGGCGCGGTGTTACTTTGGTGGAATGAAGCCCGAACCATCGACCAGGCTCAAGCACTGGAAGAGGGGTTATCCATTGTTCAGCCTCTGGAAACACCGACATTCGATCCACAGAACAACACTAAGTTGATTGCGGTTCAAGGCACCTTAATTGGTGCCTCTCTCACGGATCCGATGTTTTCCGTAACCAACGACGCCGTCAAACTGGAACGACATGTACAGATGTACCAATGGCGCGAGAATACATCGGAGCAACGTCACGAAAAAATCGACGGTTCCATCGAGGTGGAAAAGACTTACGAATACGTCAAAGACTGGAGCCAGATCCCGATCAATTCCAGCAGTTTCAAACACCCGACGGATCATCAAAACCCAGAGATGCCTTTTCGATCGCAATCTTTTACCGCCAATGTCAAACTGGGTAATTTTCAACTTTCTCAGTCTATGGTGGGGGATTTAGACGGCTGGACTCATCTGTCGATTACCCGGTTTAAAAGCAATTTACCGCAAGCTCAGTTAGCAACCGGTTATATCTATGTCGGCGGTAACCCGCATCAACCGGAGATCGGCGACATTAAGATTACCTACCTCTACATACCGTCAGAAAAAGACTACACTGTGATCGCAAAACAGGACAATCGCTTACTGACACCGTATACAGCCAGTAACGGAAATCGCATCGCCTTTGCCAAACAGGGAATTCATTCCCCGCAAGAATTATTTTCCGAAGCACAATCGGACAACCGCTTCATGGCCTGGCTGTTGCGGGCAATCGGACTATTTGTACTCTTTTTCAGCTTTATTCTGATCATGGCACCGGTTCAAACCATTCTCAGCATTATTCCGATTTTGGGTTCAGTCATTGGTGCAGGTACTTTCTTTATCGCAATCCTTCTGACGTTACTGGTCGGCGGAGGCATCATTGCCATCGCCTGGTTTGCTCAAAGACCACTGATCTCCTTTTCTATTTTAGCGGCTATTTTATTGATGGTTTTTCTCGGCAAGAGACGCAAATAA
- the soxY gene encoding thiosulfate oxidation carrier protein SoxY, producing MKRRAFLKNTLATGAAVAAANAGLLVPSTVLADWNQKAFAAKSLDDALNGVYGSAGATESADIKLKAPAIAENGAVTPITVDASGIDGVESIAILANKNPMPLVCEYTFSAGAVGYVSTRIKMGQTMDVVAVVKAGGKLLKAQQEVKVTIGGCGG from the coding sequence ATGAAACGTAGAGCATTTTTAAAAAACACCCTAGCTACCGGTGCAGCTGTCGCTGCAGCAAATGCCGGTCTTCTGGTGCCTTCAACGGTTCTGGCGGATTGGAATCAGAAGGCCTTTGCCGCCAAATCGCTGGATGATGCCTTGAATGGTGTGTACGGATCGGCAGGTGCCACGGAATCCGCTGATATTAAATTGAAAGCGCCGGCGATTGCCGAAAACGGTGCGGTAACACCGATCACGGTTGATGCATCCGGGATTGACGGGGTGGAATCCATTGCCATACTCGCCAATAAAAATCCGATGCCGCTGGTTTGCGAGTACACATTTTCGGCCGGAGCGGTTGGTTATGTTTCGACGCGAATCAAGATGGGACAAACAATGGATGTTGTCGCCGTTGTTAAAGCGGGAGGCAAGCTGTTAAAGGCGCAGCAGGAAGTGAAAGTGACCATCGGCGGATGCGGCGGTTAA
- a CDS encoding Spy/CpxP family protein refolding chaperone, whose product MRKLLMATFLGTSLAITAQGVAAAEGGVCQKVTPTPKSIIENFHANYMPNLLPVVLNSEQALNLSAEQCQKFNQFKKEKAPNGKKLIDKIIKMEQESSQMALEGASLETIQKRNKEIAELRAKLVTGKMKCHQFIKSSLTPEQYDKLVKEVYPTMRAKAESMIRPKP is encoded by the coding sequence ATGCGTAAATTATTAATGGCAACTTTTTTAGGGACTTCTTTGGCAATCACTGCTCAGGGCGTTGCGGCCGCAGAGGGCGGCGTGTGCCAGAAAGTCACTCCGACGCCTAAATCGATTATTGAAAACTTCCATGCCAATTACATGCCGAATCTGCTTCCGGTGGTATTGAACAGTGAACAGGCATTGAATCTGTCGGCGGAGCAGTGCCAGAAGTTTAATCAATTCAAAAAAGAAAAGGCACCGAACGGTAAAAAGCTGATTGATAAGATTATTAAAATGGAACAAGAGTCCAGCCAGATGGCTTTGGAAGGTGCGAGTCTGGAAACGATCCAGAAGCGTAACAAAGAGATTGCCGAGTTGAGAGCCAAGTTGGTTACAGGAAAAATGAAATGTCATCAGTTTATCAAGAGCAGTCTGACTCCGGAGCAATATGACAAGTTAGTTAAAGAGGTTTATCCAACAATGCGCGCCAAGGCGGAATCCATGATTCGTCCGAAGCCGTAA